In Streptomyces sclerotialus, the DNA window GCGTCCACCTGGAAGCCCGCCGCGGCCAGGTGGAGGGCGTTGCGGCCGGGGCCGCAGCCGAGGTCGAGGGCCCGCCCCGGGGCGAGCCGGTGCCGCGTGAGGTACGCGGCGAGGTTCTCGTCCGGCTTCGCCACGAAGAACGGCACGGGCCGGGAGCGGTCGGTGTAGAAGTCGTCCCACCAGTCGGCCCCGCCGCTCGTCCAGCGGTCGGCCGCCGGCGCGAACAGGCCGTCCATCAGCTTCAGTACGTCGTCGACCGTGCGCACGTTCCGGTCCATCCGGCCCCCTTCCCTGACTGCGGAAAGAGTACGGGCCCCACCGCGGGAGCCCAGGCCAGGGGGCGCCCCGACGCCCCGCGGACATCGCGGCCGGAGCCGCCCCTCCCCCGTGGAAGTGGCGGCTCCGGCGCGGCTCTTCAGTCCGAAGGTCAGAGGTCGGACTTGAAGAGCAGGCGGTTCGGGGTACCGCTCGGGTTGCTGATCACGTTGGCCGTGGCATTGGTGATCAGCCAGTTGTTGACGGTCGAGGACGACGCGTCGCCCTTGCTCGACTTGTAGAGGGCGGCCACGCCGGCCACGTGCGGGGAGGCCATCGAGGTGCCGCTCATCTGGGTGGTGCCGCCGCCGAGGCGGGTGGAGGTGATGGAGACGCCGGGCGCGAACAGGTCCGTGCAGCTGCCGTAGTTGCTGAACGACGCCTTGCGGTCGGAGCTGTCCGAGGCCGCGATGCTGATGACTCCCGGAGCACTGGCGGGCGAGGTGTTGCAGGCGTCCGCGTTGTCGTTGCCGGCGGCGACGGAGAGGAAGACACCGGAGTTGTTCAGGGCCGCGGCCGCGTCGTTCACGGCGGAGGAGTAGCCGCCGCCGAGCGAGGCGTTGGCGACGGCGGGCTTCGTGGCGTTGGTACGGACCCAGTCGAAGCCCGCGATGATGCCCGAGTAGGAGCCCGACCCGTTGCAGTCCAGGACGCGGACGCCGCGCAGCGCCACGCCCTTGGCGACGCCGTACGTGGTGCTGCCCACCGTACCTGCCACGTGCGTGCCGTGCCCGTTGCAGTCCTGCCCGTTGCCGCCGAACGCGTCGTACACGTTACGGGCCCGGCCGCCGAAGTCGGGGTGGCCGGCGTCGATGCCGGTGTCGATGATGTACGCGGTGACGCCCGAGCCGTTGCGGTTGTAGGTGTAGGTGCCGCTCAGCGGGCGGTTGCGCTGGTCTATCCGGTCCAGGCCCCAGGTGGCGTTGGACTGCGTGGCGGAGGCGGTGACCTTCTGATCCTCCTCGATGGCCTGGACGGAGGGGTCGCTGCGCAGGTCGGCGAGCTGGTCGGCGGAGAGCTTCGCGGAGAAGCCGTTGAGGACCTTCTTGTAGAGGTGGCGGGTGGTGACGTCCGCTCTGTCGGCCAGGGCTCCGGGTGCCACGCCCGGCTTGAGGGTGACGATGTAGTTGCCCTTGATGACCTTGCTGTCCGGAGCCTGTTCCACGGTCACGAGCCGCGGCGCGGCGTCCTGGCCCGCGGCGGCCGCGGTACCGGCGGCGGGGACGACGGCCGCCGGCAGTGCCAGCAGCAGCGCGGCGAGGTGGGAGCGCTTCATCGAGTGGGGGACCTTTCGTGACGAGGGGGATGCCGTGCCACCCGGCCGGGGGCCGGGCGGGGCGGGACTCACCCTCCGCCTGCCGATCGGTCGAAACAATCCGTAATTCGCTAGGTAGTACTGCTGAGAGGTACCCCTGCTTATTCGAGCGTCGCCGCCACGTCCGTGCGGCGGGCGATGTCGGTCAGCGCGCGGGCCATGACCGAGCCGGGCTCGCGTGCCGTGAGGACCAGACCGATGGCCGCGGTGCGGACCGGTTCCACGAGTGGCACGGCCCGCATGCCGGGCGGCATGTCGAAGACCCGGAGCCAGGCGTGCGGGAGGATGCCGGCCCACCGGCCGGTCCGGACGTGCGCGTACAGGGAGGCGACCGAGTCGGTCTCCACCTGCGGCGCCGCCTGGACCCCGGCCTCGGCGAACATCTCGTCGAGCACCCGCCGCCCCTGCATCCCCGTGCTGAGCAGACACAGCGGGAGGGCGGCGGCCGCCGCCCAGGACACCGTGTCCGAGGCCGCCGGCGGGTGCGCCGCGCCGGTGAGCAGCACGTACCGCTCCCGGTAGAGCGGCACGGTGCGGAACTGGTCCGAGAGGGCGTCGCCCAGGTACGTGATGCCGGCGTCGAGCTCGAAGTTCTCCAGCCGGCCCAGGATGTCGCTGGAGCGGAGGTCCGAGGCGATGCGCACGTCGACCAGCGGGTGCGCCGCGCAGAACGGCTCGACGAGGAGGGCAACGGCGGCCGAGGCGGTGGGGACGCAGCCGATCCGCAGTTCGCCGCTCAGCCCCGTGCGCAGCGCCTGCACCTCGGACGTCAGCGCGTCGCGGTCCGCCAGTATGCGCTGCGCCCACAGCACGACCCGCTCGCCTTCGGGGGTGAGCCCCTCGTACTTGCGGCCGCGGCGGATCAGCGGGACGTCGAGCTCCTCCTCCAGTTTGCGGATCGCCTCCGACAGGGCGGGCTGGGAGACGTAGCAGGACTGCGCGGCGCGCGCGAAGTGGCGTTCGCGCGAGAGGGCGACCAGATATTCGAGCTGGCGGAAGAGCACCGCACCGGTCTACCTCAGCCAGGGCCGAAGCACCAATCAGGCCCCGGTCGGCTCCAGGCGTACCACCACGCTCTTCGACGTCGGTGTGTTGCTGAGGTCGGCCACGCTGTCCAGCGGGACCAGGACGTTGGTCTCCGGGTAGTAGGCGGCGGCGGAACCCGGCGTGGTCGGGTACGGGATCACCCGGAACGCGGGCGCGCGCCGCTCGGCACCGTCCCGCCAGACGCTCACCAGGTCCACCTCGTCGCGGTCGGCCAGGCCCAGGGCCGCCAGGTCGGCGGGGTTGACGAGGACGACGCGGCGGGCGTTGTGGATGCCCCGGTAGCGGTCGTTCATGGCGTACGGGACGGTGTTCCACTGGTCGTGGGAGCGGAGCGTCTGGAGCAGCAGGTGGCCCTCCGGTACCTCCGGCGCCTCGAAGGCGTTGCGGGTGAAGACGGCCTTGCCGCTGGGGGTGGGGAAGACGCCCTCGTTCACCGGGTTCGGCAGCCGGAAGCCGCCGGGCCGGGCGACGCGGGCGTTGAAGTCGTGGAAGCCGGGGACGACACGGGAGATCCGGTCGCGGATGGTGCCGTAGTCCCGCTCGAACTCCTCCCAGGGGATGTCCGGATGCTCGCCGAGGGTGCGGCGGGCCAGCCGGCCGATGATGGCGACCTCGCTGAGCAGGTGCTCGGAGGCCGGTGCGAGCCGCCCGCGGGAGGCGTGCACCTCGCTCATGGAGTCCTCGACCGTGACGAACTGCTCGACGCCGCCCTGGATGTCGCGGTCGCTGCGGCCGAGCGTCGGCAGGATGAGCGCCGTCTCACCGCAGACGGTGTGGGAGCGGTTCAGCTTGGTGGAGATGTGCGCGGTGAGCCGGCAGTTGCGCATGGCCCGCTCGGTGACGTCGCTGTCAGGGGTGGCGCGGACGAAGTTGCCGGCGACGCCGAGGAAGAACGTCGCGCGGCCGTCCCGCATGGCCCGGATCGCGTCCACCGAGTCCAGCCCGTGGTGCTGTGGCGGGGTGAAGCCGAATTCCCGCTCCAGCGCGTCCAGGAAGGACTGCGGCATCTTCTCCCAGATGCCCATGGTGCGGTCGCCCTGCACGTTGCTGTGGCCGCGTACCGGGCAGACGCCCGCGCCGGGGCGGCCGATGTTGCCGCGGAGCAGCAGGAAGTTCACCACCTCGCGGATGGTGGGCACGCCGTGCTTGTGCTGGGTGAGTCCCATCGCCCAGCAGACGATGACCTTCTTGCTGCCCAGGACGTCCGCGTGGACCCGGTCGATCTCCTCGCGGGTCAGTCCGGTGGCGTCGAGGACGTCGGTCCAGGACACCTTGCGTGCCTGCGCGGCGAAGTCGGCGAAGCCGGTGGTGTGCGTCTCGATGAAGTCGTGGTCGAGCACGGTGCCCGGCGCGGCGTCCTCGGCCTCCAGGAGCAGCCGGTTGAGGCCCTGGAAGAGGGCGAGATCGCCGCCGGGGCGGATCTGCAGGAACCGGTCGGCGATCTCGGTGCCGCGGCCGATCACCCCGCGGGCCTTCTGCGGGTGCTTGAACCGCAGCAGGCCCGCTTCGGGCAGCGGGTTCACGGCGATGACGCGCCCGCCGTTGCGCTTGGTCTCCTCCAGCGCGGAGAGCATCCGCGGGTGGTTGGTGCCCGGGTTCTGCCCGACGACGAAGACCAGGTCGGCGTCGTAGAGGTCCTGCAGGCCGACGCTGCCCTTGCCGATGCCCAGCGTCTCGTTGAGCGCGGTGCCGCTGGACTCGTGGCACATGTTGGAGCAGTCCGGCAGGTTGTTGGTGCCGAAGGCGCGGACGAACAGCTGGAGGAGGAACGCCGCCTCGTTGTTCAGCCGGCCCGAGGTGTAGAAGAGCGCTTCGTCGGGCGAGTCCAGGGCGCGCAGTTCCGTGGCCAGGAGGTCGAAGGCCGCGTCCCAGCCGATCGGTTCGTAGTGGTCGGCGCCGGGCCGCTTGACCATGGGTTCGGTGAGGCGGCCCTGCTGGTTGAGCCAGTAGTCGGACTTGCCGGCCAGTTCGGAGACCGGGTGCTGCCGGAAGAAGTCGCGGGTGATCCGGCGGGAGGTCGCCTCGTCGGCGATGTGCTTGGCGCCGTTCTCGCAGTACTCGTTCGTGTGGCGCTTCCCCGGCCCGGGCTCCGGCCAGGCGCAGCCCGGGCAGTCGAACCCCTTGACCTGGTTGATGTTCAGCAGGGTCAGCGCCGTCCGGCGGACGGAGGTCTGGCCGAGGGAGTACTTCAGTGCGTGCGCCACGGCCGGCGCCCCGGTCGCCCACGTCTTGGGCGGGGTGACCGCCAGCCCCTCGTCCGTCGGGTCCTCGTCGGAACTCATGGCCTGACCTCACCTTTCCCTGCCCGGGTACGTCCGCGTACCACTTCGACGCCGGCCCGCACCGCGCCCGTACGGGAGAGCGGCGGCCCGACCCGATCAGCTTCCGGCAGAGCCCGGGAGGCGTCAAAGACGGCTTGGTTATCGGCGGATAGGCCGCGCTTATCGACGGGCCGCGGGCGGACCCGGACAGGTACCGGCAGTGGCGTTCAGCTCCGCAGGTGCCCCAGTACGGAACGGACCGCGTGGCGGACGGCGTCTCGCGCCTGCTCGGTGTGGTCGAGCGTCTCGAACCCGTGGTGGCCGTCCGGTACGTCGATCACCTCGACATCGGCCCCGCACTCCTCGGCGGCGGTCAGGAACGCCTCGACCGTGACCGCGATCTCGGCGACCTCCAGTCCCACCCGCGTCAGCACGACGGGCAGCCGGCCCGCCGAGCGCACCGCGTCCGCCGGGCGGAACCGGGGCCCGGACAGCCCCCAGCTCGGCGGCGGCAGCAGGATCGGGTAGGTCGCCGCCACGCACCGCAGCCACGGCGGGGGCGCCGCGAGCCAGTCAGCGGACAGCGGCCCGCCGCCGGAGAAGAACCACAGCGCGACGCGGTCCCCGTCGACGCGCGGATCGGCACGTACGAGGGCGACGGCCTCGGCGACGTCCTCGGCGGCCCGTTCGTAGTCGGTGAGGTCGTGCAGCCGGTGGTCCACCGTCACACCCACCGCTCCGAGCTGCGCCACGTACCGGCCGTAGCCGGTGAACGCCGGCCAGTCCCGTGGCGTCGGCCGCGCTCCGGCGGGGACCGGGCCGCCGTGGACGAACACCACGGCGGGCCGGGGGCCGTCGGCGTCCGGCAGGTAGAGGTCGACCCGCCCCACCCGCTCACGCGGCCGTTCCGGCACGTCGAGGAGGAACGCCCGGAGGTGGCCGGGCCGCTCGCCGCCCGGCGCCGACAGCCGGTACCCCTCCCCGGCGGCGGCCCGGAGCAGTACACCGGTCAGTTCGCCGGGGACGGAGAGCATCGGCCAGTGTCCGGTGTCCAGTTCGAAGAAGGTCACCCGGGGATCGACCAGCGCCAGGAAGCGGGGGTCACCGAGCCTCAGCACCGTCTCCACCATGCCGATGCTCGACCCGTTGGCGGTGCACAGGACGCCGGTCGTCGGCAGTGCGGCGACCGCCTCCGGCAGCCGGAGCGGCTGGGTGAGGGTGCGCACGGGCTGCGGTGCGGCGCGTTCGGAGAGGCGGGCCAGCGCGGCCTCGGGGACGCCCGCGACGCTGCCCCAGCGGTGCCACTCGCCGGGCGGTGGCGGCGGGACCCGCCAGCCGTCCCCGGTCCGCCCGACCGGCCCGGCGTCCTGCGCCAGCCGGTCGCGGACCGCCTGGTCGGGTACCAGCTTGAGGGCGGGGTCACCGTCCTGGGGCAGGCCCGCGTCGAGGTGGACGATCCGGGCGATCCGTTCCGGGCGGCGGCCGGCGGCGCCCAGTACGGGGTGGATGCCGTAGCAGTGGCCGACGAGCACCACCTCGGGGGCTTCCACCTGGTCGATCAGCTCCACCACGTCCTCGATGTGTGTGTCCAGGTCCGTGTTCGGCCCCGCCAGGTGGCGGCGGTCGCCCATGCCGGTCAGCGTCACCGGATGGACCTCGGCCCCCGACTCCCGCAGCCGGCCGGCCACTTCCTCCCATACCCAGTCGCCGGTGTGTGCGCCCGACACCAGGATGAATGCCGTCATGTTGGTCTCCTCGCATACCGTGCGTCCGCGAGACCGCCCCCGTAGGCCGTCCGCGCTCGCGGGTACCGTAGGAACTCCCCCTGAGGGAGGTTCAACCGTGACCGCTGAGTCGTCCGAGTCCTTCGAGGTCCCCGCACGGGCCGTGCCGCCCGGTGCGGCCGACGGCATGTGGAGCATCGGCGAGCTGGCGGAGCACGCGGGCGTCACCGTCAAGACCGTCCGCTTCTACTCCGACCGCGGCCTGCTGCCCGAGGCGGCCCGCAGCGCCGGGGGCCATCGCCGGTACGGCCCCGAGGCGCTCGACCGGCTCCGGCTCATCCGCTCCCTGCGCACCCTCGACCTGCCCGTCCCGGACGTCGGCCGGGTGCTGGACCGGGAGGACGCGCTGGAGGACGTCATCGCGGGGCAGCTCCGGGAGCTCGGCTCGCGCATGGCCGCCCTGCGCTGGCGCGAGGCCGCCCTGCACCTGCTGCGGGACTGCGCCCCGGAGGAGCGGGCCGACCGGCTGCGGCTGATCGGCGCGGTGACGGCACCGCCCGACACGGCCGCGCTGGCCCGCTTCTGGCGGCGCTGGCTGCCCCCGCGGCTCCCGGCCCGGCTGACTTCCGCGATCCTCGAGCACGCGGTGCCACAGCCCCCGGCGGACCCGACGCCGGACCAGGTACTGGCCTTCGCCCGGCTGCACGCCTTCGTGTCCGGTCCCTGCCCCCGCACCGGCACCGCGCACTGGCAGCCCGCGGCGCACCGCCCCGACGAGGGCTACCGCCCGGCCGTCCTCTACGAAGGGCTCATCGAGGCGTACGGGCTGGCCGCCGCCGACATCCGGGGGCAGCGGGCGCCCTACGAGGGCGAGGCGCTGGACTGCTTCGTCGACGCCTACGCCCGCTCTTGCGGCACACGGGACACGCCGGCCTTCCGCCGCGTACTCAGCGGACAGCTCGCCGCCGATCCCCGTATCGACCACTACTGGCAGCTCGTGGCGGAGCTGACCGGCCCGGCCGCGCCGACTCCGGGCGCCACCCATGACTGGCTCCACGCCGCGCTGGACGCCAGGAGCACCCGGCCGGCCGCCTGACCGGCAGGGACCATGCGGTGGCCGGCGGTGCCTCAGGAGCGGCGGCCCCCCTGCGTCAAGGAACTCGCCCACGCCGAAGGGCAGCCCGCACCTGTGCCTGGGCAGCCTGCCGGCCCGGGCCGCTAGCGCGTGGCCACGGGCGGCCAGGTGGGGCGGTACGCCTCGGGGAGGGCGGCGAGGGCCTTGCTGACCGTGGCGTGGAGGGGGAAGAGCTGGTCGCTGCCGGTGTGGGCGAGCAGGTCGGAGAGGCGGCGGCCGGCGCAGGCGAGCAGCAGGGTGCCCTCCCGGCGGCGCAGGAGCCAGTGCAGCGCGAGCAGGCAGTTCAGCCCGCGGGAGTCACAGAACGTGAGCGCTGCCACGTCCAGGACGAGGTAGCGGTAGCCGTCGGCGAGCACGGCCCCGGTGCTGGACAGGAACGCCGCCTCGGAGGCATGGTCGAGTTCTCCGCTGACGCGCAGCACGGCGCATGCATCGGAGTCGGTGAGAACAGTGACGGCCAGCCGTCCTGTACCCGTGGACATCGCACCTCCGGTCACCTGTCGCACGGACACCCCACGGGTTGGTTACCAGACGGTAGCCGCGCTCGTCGGCCCCGGGCCGTGAATTACAGGCAGTGAACTACGGGCATGTGATACAAGCCGAGTGTCGCACACGGACGGATACATGTCGGAAATGTCGTTGACCCCGGTACCGTCGACAACGGGCCCGCCCGACACCCGGACGGGTGGCGAAGCGGTGAGGGGTGACATGATGAACGACGCACTGTGGGTCGTCGTGGTGGTGGCCGGAGTCCTGCTCCTGCTGACCCTGGCGGTGGCCGTCGTGCTCCTCGTGAAGACCGTGGCCACCCGCCGCCGCCTGAAGGCCGCCGGCCTGCCGATGAACGAGTTCGCGTTCTGGGGCGCGCTCCTCTACCTGCTCTCCCCCGTCGACCTTCTCCCGGACCCGGTGTACCTCGACGACATCGGCGTCCTCCTGCTCGCGCTGCGCTCACTGCGCACCGCGGCCCCCGCCGGCCTCCGGAAATCGCCCACCGACCCGGAACTCCGGGGGTGATTCGGCCGACCTCCGCCTCGTACCCCGGGGCCCGCCGGTCCCCTGCCGCTCCTCCCACCCCGTCGGCGGCTCACGGCGGCCCGCCCTGCCACAGCGGTCGCCTGCGGCGGGCGGGCTACTGGCCGACAGCGCTCCCGTACGGACGGCCGGCGGCCGCCCGGCGTTCCGGTGCCCGGCGCCCGGGTACGCGTGCGCCGCACCCGGCACCCGCCGGGCGACCCACGTGAGAAGGCAGGCGCATCATGACCGCAGCCTCATCCCCCGGGTACTCGGAATCCGGCATGCCGCGAAGTACCTACACCGCGGCGCGGCCGAGCAGTACCGAGACCAAACCGTCCTTCAAGACCACCGAGTTCTTCGTCTACGTGGCCGCCGTGGTGGCCGTTCTCATCGCCTCCGCCGTGGTGGGCAGCGGCGCCGGCGTCGTGGACCGCTTCCCCGCCGACCAGGCATGGCTGTACGTCACCCTGCTCAGCATCGGCTACCTGCTCAGCCGGGGCCTGGCGAAGAGCGGCAGCCGCGAACCCACCGACCGGGCAGGCGGCTGACGCAGGGACGATGTCCCGCAGGGCGGTCGCGCGGGGAGCGTGACCGGGCGACGGGCGGAGCCCCGGGACAGCACCGGCCCGGGGCTCCGCCCGCCTGGTCTCAGACCGGCAGGAAGGTGTCGGTGGCCGCGTCGTGCGCCGTCACCAGGCCGGTGTGCACCTCGTAGAACCAGCCGTGCAGCGTCACCTCGCCGGCGTCCAGCCGCTCACGGACACAGGGGTACGCGCGCAGCCGCTCGACCTGCTCGCACACATGGCGCTGGACGGCGCCGGCGACCGCGGGGGTGTCGTCCTTCGGCAGCTCGGAGGAGAACTCCTGGGCGAGCCAGTCCCGTACGGCGGGCGCGTCGTTCAGGTCCTCGGCACGCGCCCGCGCGCCCACCGCACCGCAGTGGGAGTGGCCGCACACCACGATGTCGGACACCTTCAGCACCCGCATCGCGTACTCGATGGTCGCCGCCTCCGAGCAGGCCATTCCCTCGTGGAAAGCGGGGACGGCGTTGCCTGCGGTGCGCAGTTCGAAGAGCTCGCCGGGCCGGGCTCCGGTGAACAGGGACGGCACGACCCTGGAGTCGGAGCAGGTGATGAACAGGGCGAGCGGCGACTGGCCTTCGGCGAGGCGGCTGAAGATCTCCCGTTCCTCAGGTCGTTCGGCGATACGGGCGTTGAAGTTGCGGGCCTGCTGGATGAAGGACTCCACGGGAGATGTCTCCTGTTGGTGAGGGTGCCACTGAGGGATGTGGCGGGAGCGGATTGCACGGGCAGTGGTCGTCGATGCGGTGTCCGTGCCGGCCGGCAGCGGTACCGCGGGGTGGTGCGGCGCGTGCGGGCGGCGGCCTCGGCGCGCGGATGGGGATCATGCAGCGGTCTCTCCGGATTCGCTGCGGGAGGCGTGCGGGGCGGCACGGCGCCGGGCACCGGTCGCGGCACCGGACCGCCGCGCGGTCAGTGCCGTCACGGGAACGATCGCCAGCGCCAGCACCCCGCCCGCGAGGGCCAGTACCGGGAAGCCGCCCGCCATCACGACCAGGCCCGAGGACATGCCGCCGGTGGCCCCGGCGATGGCGAGGCCCACGTCCAGCAGCCCTTGCGTACGGGCCCGGGTGGCAGCCGGCAGCGCGTCGGTGACCAGGGCGGTACCGCTGATCAGGCCGAAGTTCCAGCCGATGCCGAGCAGCACGAGGGCGGTGGCGAGGGCCGGCACGGAGTGGACCGGCGCCAGGGCGGCGACGGCGCCGGCGGCGAACAGCGTCACCCCGGACGCGGCGGCGACCGCCGGCCGGCCGACGCGGTCCACGAGCAGCCCGGTCAGCGGGGAGGGCAGGAACATCGCCCCGACATGGAGGGCGATGACCAGCCCGGCGTCGCCGGTGCTGTGGCCGTGCGCGAGCATGTGGACCGGCGTCATGGTCATGATCGCGATCATGGCGAGCTGGCCGAGCACCATGACGGACGTACCGGTGAGGAGAGCGCGCCGGTCGGGGCGGGCGTCACGCGCGCCGGCCGCCTCGGCACCGCCGGCCTCCGCCGTGCTCCGTGCCTCCTCGGCCTCGGACCGGCTCCGCGCCCCGGCTCCGGACCCGGCTTCCGCCTCCGCCTCGGCCAGGGTGCGCGCCAGGCGGAGGGGGTCGGGGCGCAGCAGGGCGGCCAGCAGGAGCGCGGCCGCCGTGAAGGCGAGGGCGGCCAGCCCGAACGGGCCCGCCAGCCGGGGGATGCCCCAGGCGTGCGCGGCCTCGCCCGTGACGCTCACGAGCAGCGGTCCGGCCACCGCGCCGAGCGTGGTGGCCATCAGTACCGTGCTCACGGCGCGGCCGCGCCGCTCGGGCGCCGCCAGGTCCGCGCCCGCGTACCGGGCCATCAGGTTCGTCGCCGTGCCCGCCCCGTAGACCGTGAGCGAGACGAAGAGCAGTGGTGCGCTGCCGGTCGCGGCGGCCAGGACCACGCCGAGGCTGCCGAGCGCGCCGCCGGCGTAGCCCAGTGCGAGGCCGGGGCGCCGGCCCCACCGCTGGGACAGCCGCCCGATGCCCACGGCGCCCAGCGCCGAGCCGGCGGTGAACAGGGCGCTGGGCAGGCCGGCCAGGCCCGTGGTCCCGAGCATGTCCTCGGCGAGCAGCGCGCCGACGGTGATGCCCGCCGCCAGCCCCGCACCGCTGAGCACCTGGGAGACCACGAGGACGGTCAGTACGCGTCGCTGTGCGGCGGCGACGGACGTCGCGGGGACGGCCGTGGCCGCGGGGAGCCGCGGGCCCTGGGCGGCGGGCACCGCCGGGGTCCGTCCGGTCACGCGCCGTCCCCTCGCACGGGCTCCAGCGCGGAGATCTCCGCCAGCGGCATGCCCAGCTGGTCGTGGAGGAACCGGACGATGGTCCAGTGCGGCAGCGCGCCCTCGTCGAAGGGGCCGAACTCCTTGCAGTACAGCGGTATCCAGCGCAGCGCCTCTTCGATCGCCTGCTCGCGTCCGGGCTCCTGCTGGTACTCCTCGTACCCGATGCTGCGGTGCTCGATGAAGAACTTCCCCGGCAGGCGCTCCTCGCACAGGAAGCGGTACTCGCGCGTCTGCAGGATGAGGTAGTGCCAGAACTCGTCGATCTCCTGCTCGACGGGGAGGAAGAGCCCGCTGAGCTGCTCGGGGTACTTGGAGATCAGGTAGAGGTAGCGCAGGCATTCCAGCGCCTGCCGCTCGGTGTACTCGCGGGGCGCTTCGCTGCCGGCCGCGAAGTGCCCGACCAGCTCCGCGTGGAGTGCGGGGCCGAGCAGCGTCGTGAGGTCGTCCGCCGTCACGAACGTCTTCGTGGTCATGGTCCCTCTCCCTTTCCGTCCCGGTCGAGCCAGGCGTACTTACCCGACTTTCCGATGGCGATGTGTGCGCGGTGGTCGAGTACGCAGCGGCGGCCTGTCAGTTCGCGCACGCCCCGTCCCAGGGCGGCCACCTGTGCTGATGCGAGGGGCTTGCCGTCGAAGGTGGTGTAGGCGAGCACGGCCTCGGCGGGGCTGAGGACCCGCAGCTGGGGGACGAAGACGCGGGGCGAGACGGAACCGACGAGGGCGTCCAGGTCGCCTTGCGCCACCGGCCCGGCGGGGGAATCCAGCAGTTCCTTCTCCCGGCCGCAGAACTGCGTGATGCGCGCCGGGTCGGGAGTGCCGTCGGCCGTGCGGACGCAGTCGCCGGAGCGGTAGCGGACCAGCGGCATGTGCGGGTTGCGGACGCTGGTGACGATGAGGTGGAAGAGCCCGCTGCCCTCGGTGACCGGCGCGAGTTCGACGCTCATGTCGTCGAGGAAGGGGTGGTAGCGGCCGCGGCGGTCGCTGTAGAAGAGGTAGCCCAGTTCCGTGCTGCCGAACAGGTCGATGATCGGGCACGCGAAGTGCTGCTGGAGATACCGCCGCACGTTGACCGGGGTGTACTCGTAGGCGTGGATGATGCTCGCCGGCGGCGAGAAGGCGTCCCACAGCCCCCAGGTGCCGATCTTCTGGAGCAGGTGCGCCAGGTGGTAGCTGGAGCAGTCCAGGTGGTACCACCCGCGCGGATGCGCCTGCCGGGCCTCTGCCATCTCGGCGAGCATCCGCTCGACGTCGGCGCGCTCCCAGAGCGCGGGGTCGAGGCGGGTGTTGAGGTAGAAGGTGCGGGCGTCGAGGCGGCGGTCCTCGGGTCGCGGGTCGGGCCGCGGCTCCTCGCCGCGCTTCTTGGCGTTCACCCTGGCCACGTGCTCCGTGGCGAGCACCGTCGTGAGCGAGACGCGCCGGCAGCCCGCCTCCCAGGTCTCCTTGATGTCCGGGTGCTCGCTCCACAGCCGGTAGTAGGACTTGAGGAGGAAGTACGGGGGCCGGATGATCTGCATCCGGGCGTGGTTGGTGCCCGTGGAGAGCACGAATTCCGCCTCGCCGGCTTCGAGGGCGGCCGCGAGCGCGG includes these proteins:
- a CDS encoding STAS domain-containing protein — translated: MSTGTGRLAVTVLTDSDACAVLRVSGELDHASEAAFLSSTGAVLADGYRYLVLDVAALTFCDSRGLNCLLALHWLLRRREGTLLLACAGRRLSDLLAHTGSDQLFPLHATVSKALAALPEAYRPTWPPVATR
- a CDS encoding FdhF/YdeP family oxidoreductase, yielding MSSDEDPTDEGLAVTPPKTWATGAPAVAHALKYSLGQTSVRRTALTLLNINQVKGFDCPGCAWPEPGPGKRHTNEYCENGAKHIADEATSRRITRDFFRQHPVSELAGKSDYWLNQQGRLTEPMVKRPGADHYEPIGWDAAFDLLATELRALDSPDEALFYTSGRLNNEAAFLLQLFVRAFGTNNLPDCSNMCHESSGTALNETLGIGKGSVGLQDLYDADLVFVVGQNPGTNHPRMLSALEETKRNGGRVIAVNPLPEAGLLRFKHPQKARGVIGRGTEIADRFLQIRPGGDLALFQGLNRLLLEAEDAAPGTVLDHDFIETHTTGFADFAAQARKVSWTDVLDATGLTREEIDRVHADVLGSKKVIVCWAMGLTQHKHGVPTIREVVNFLLLRGNIGRPGAGVCPVRGHSNVQGDRTMGIWEKMPQSFLDALEREFGFTPPQHHGLDSVDAIRAMRDGRATFFLGVAGNFVRATPDSDVTERAMRNCRLTAHISTKLNRSHTVCGETALILPTLGRSDRDIQGGVEQFVTVEDSMSEVHASRGRLAPASEHLLSEVAIIGRLARRTLGEHPDIPWEEFERDYGTIRDRISRVVPGFHDFNARVARPGGFRLPNPVNEGVFPTPSGKAVFTRNAFEAPEVPEGHLLLQTLRSHDQWNTVPYAMNDRYRGIHNARRVVLVNPADLAALGLADRDEVDLVSVWRDGAERRAPAFRVIPYPTTPGSAAAYYPETNVLVPLDSVADLSNTPTSKSVVVRLEPTGA
- a CDS encoding YkvA family protein; this translates as MNDALWVVVVVAGVLLLLTLAVAVVLLVKTVATRRRLKAAGLPMNEFAFWGALLYLLSPVDLLPDPVYLDDIGVLLLALRSLRTAAPAGLRKSPTDPELRG
- a CDS encoding alpha/beta hydrolase family protein, producing MTAFILVSGAHTGDWVWEEVAGRLRESGAEVHPVTLTGMGDRRHLAGPNTDLDTHIEDVVELIDQVEAPEVVLVGHCYGIHPVLGAAGRRPERIARIVHLDAGLPQDGDPALKLVPDQAVRDRLAQDAGPVGRTGDGWRVPPPPPGEWHRWGSVAGVPEAALARLSERAAPQPVRTLTQPLRLPEAVAALPTTGVLCTANGSSIGMVETVLRLGDPRFLALVDPRVTFFELDTGHWPMLSVPGELTGVLLRAAAGEGYRLSAPGGERPGHLRAFLLDVPERPRERVGRVDLYLPDADGPRPAVVFVHGGPVPAGARPTPRDWPAFTGYGRYVAQLGAVGVTVDHRLHDLTDYERAAEDVAEAVALVRADPRVDGDRVALWFFSGGGPLSADWLAAPPPWLRCVAATYPILLPPPSWGLSGPRFRPADAVRSAGRLPVVLTRVGLEVAEIAVTVEAFLTAAEECGADVEVIDVPDGHHGFETLDHTEQARDAVRHAVRSVLGHLRS
- a CDS encoding LysR family transcriptional regulator: MLFRQLEYLVALSRERHFARAAQSCYVSQPALSEAIRKLEEELDVPLIRRGRKYEGLTPEGERVVLWAQRILADRDALTSEVQALRTGLSGELRIGCVPTASAAVALLVEPFCAAHPLVDVRIASDLRSSDILGRLENFELDAGITYLGDALSDQFRTVPLYRERYVLLTGAAHPPAASDTVSWAAAAALPLCLLSTGMQGRRVLDEMFAEAGVQAAPQVETDSVASLYAHVRTGRWAGILPHAWLRVFDMPPGMRAVPLVEPVRTAAIGLVLTAREPGSVMARALTDIARRTDVAATLE
- a CDS encoding S8 family peptidase; translation: MKRSHLAALLLALPAAVVPAAGTAAAAGQDAAPRLVTVEQAPDSKVIKGNYIVTLKPGVAPGALADRADVTTRHLYKKVLNGFSAKLSADQLADLRSDPSVQAIEEDQKVTASATQSNATWGLDRIDQRNRPLSGTYTYNRNGSGVTAYIIDTGIDAGHPDFGGRARNVYDAFGGNGQDCNGHGTHVAGTVGSTTYGVAKGVALRGVRVLDCNGSGSYSGIIAGFDWVRTNATKPAVANASLGGGYSSAVNDAAAALNNSGVFLSVAAGNDNADACNTSPASAPGVISIAASDSSDRKASFSNYGSCTDLFAPGVSITSTRLGGGTTQMSGTSMASPHVAGVAALYKSSKGDASSSTVNNWLITNATANVISNPSGTPNRLLFKSDL
- a CDS encoding MerR family transcriptional regulator, coding for MWSIGELAEHAGVTVKTVRFYSDRGLLPEAARSAGGHRRYGPEALDRLRLIRSLRTLDLPVPDVGRVLDREDALEDVIAGQLRELGSRMAALRWREAALHLLRDCAPEERADRLRLIGAVTAPPDTAALARFWRRWLPPRLPARLTSAILEHAVPQPPADPTPDQVLAFARLHAFVSGPCPRTGTAHWQPAAHRPDEGYRPAVLYEGLIEAYGLAAADIRGQRAPYEGEALDCFVDAYARSCGTRDTPAFRRVLSGQLAADPRIDHYWQLVAELTGPAAPTPGATHDWLHAALDARSTRPAA